A genomic window from Silene latifolia isolate original U9 population chromosome Y, ASM4854445v1, whole genome shotgun sequence includes:
- the LOC141627581 gene encoding protein FAR1-RELATED SEQUENCE 5-like: MIVDNSKVNKGPVMTYRMFKEYVRGYQNVGASLEDFKNFSRDIKKFLSDGDAQMLIKHFMKIKRMCPSFYFDFEVDEKGRLSHVFWADPISIKNYLLFGDMTSFDTTFRKNKYRMIFGPFTGVDHHKRCVTFGAGLLINESKESFAWLFTKFLEAMGGRYPLCIITDEDLGIEGGLKKVFKDKVQHRYCMWHILNKLPEKVGPVICRETEFLKEINSCVWGEDVEPAEFEERWTSIVEAHGLSDNEWLQEKYGIRHFWIPAYFHVKDRERKKDYKVGYKTAEVKLVCNCKKLERRGILCRHILCVLKDYGFEKIPSEYLLNRWSKLATRHPIFNFDGRCCLRFEIVDAQKNKPTELWSEMFTCVSLVEQSPVNCDELLTILREFKERVLAETSSVADDGGNSSIGKKRDKNAEIGMLLGTSVPSKITILPPRQCKNKGSGKRMISQRERAGEVNKKPLRRCKAYGQMANHDSRNCDRPKDH, translated from the exons ATGATAGTTGACAACTCAAAGGTTAACAAAGGTCCAGTTATGACCTATAGGATGTTTAAGGAGTATGTCAGAGGTTATCAGAATGTGGGTGCTTCATTGGAAGACTTTAAAAACTTTTCAAGGGATATCAAAAAGTTCTTGTCAGATGGGGATGCTCAAATGCTTATTAagcattttatgaaaataaaaagaATGTGTCCATCCTTTTACTTTGACTTTGAGGTAGATGAGAAAGGTAGATTGTCACATGTTTTCTGGGCTGACCCTATTAGTATAAAAAATTATTTGCTATTTGGGGATATGACATCCTTTGACACTACCTTTAGGAAAAATAAGTATAGAATGATATTCGGCCCTTTCACAGGGGTGGATCATCATAAGAGATGTGTGACCTTTGGGGCTGGGCTTCTTATTAATGAGAGCAAGGAGTCATTTGCTTGGTTATTTACGAAATTCCTAGAAGCTATGGGGGGTCGTTATCCTTTGTGTATAATAACTGACGAAGATTTGGGGATAGAAGGAGGACTTAAGAAAGTCTTTAAAGATAAAGTGCAACatagatattgcatgtggcacatattGAATAAGTTGCCAGAGAAGGTAGGGCCTGTTATATGTAGAGAAACTGAGTTTTTGAAAGAGATAAACTCATGTGTTTGGGGCGAAGATGTGGAGCCTGCTGAATTTGAGGAAAGATGGACATCCATTGTGGAAGCTCATGGGTTGTCGGATAATGAGTGGCTTCAGGAAAAGTATGGCATTAGACATTTTTGGATTCCAGCTTACTTTC ATGTCAAGGATCGTGAGAGAAAGAAAGACTATAAGGTGGGTTATAAGACAGCTGAAGTGAAACTAGTATGCAATTGCAAGAAACTTGAACGACGTGGAATACTTTGTCGACATATTCTCTGTGTCCTTAAAGATTATGGTTTTGAGAAAATTCCAAGCGAATACCTACTTAATAGGTGGAGCAAACTAGCAACCCGCCACCCAATATTCAATTTCGATGGGCGTTGTTGCTTGCGATTCGAGATCGTCGATGCACAAAAGAACAAACCGACTGAATTATGGTCAGAAATGTTCACTTGTGTGTCACTAGTTGAACAGAGTCCTGTTAATTGTGATGAGTTACTAACCATTTTACGCGAGTTCAAGGAAAGGGTACTTGCAGAAACAAGTAGTGTCGCTGATGATGGTGGTAATAGTAGTATTGGAAAGAAAAGGGACAAAAATGCGGAAATTGGAATGCTCTTGGGTACAAGTGTGCCTAGCAAAATTACAATTTTGCCGCCAAGACAATGCAAAAACAAAGGCTCGGGGAAAAGAATGATTTCACAAAGAGAAAGAGCAGGGGAAGTCAATAAGAAACCACTAAGAAGATGCAAGGCTTATGGGCAGATGGCGAACCACGATAGCAGGAATTGTGACCGACCAAAGGATCACTGA